A segment of the Anguilla anguilla isolate fAngAng1 chromosome 6, fAngAng1.pri, whole genome shotgun sequence genome:
taaaaaaaaacagcgaggGCCTTTAATTTGAGGAGACTGCAGTGTGCTTGAGGGGAAggagtgtgttttatgtgtagGTTCTTCATATTTTCTGGTGGAACAGTAACAGATGTATTAGAAATATCCCCTCATGCTGTGAAGCTGTGTTGATTCCTTAATTCCTTACAAGAATTAAAGTGACTCAGAAGGTTCAGACTCGCATGTTGAGATACAGATTTCACGTATTCTTGGCtcatttttgaataaatatgaagtaaccatttattttgaaaaaactattttttagaaaaattttGATTTTGGCTATTATTTGGcaagtaaatgaatgaaatacatttttaaatcactttgtAGGGCTGTGTTTTAACTGAAGTTGAAATGGTGGGGGGAGAAAGAGTTTAGCTGGATAACAGGAAGTCGGCAGCAAGAGCTGTTTATGAACTCTAAGGACAaagctgaccaatcagaggcagcaGGAACTGGCCTCCAGATGCCAGAGCAGCCGTGGGATGTCTTCCCCTTCCGCCTGAGGATCCTGGGACGAGAGCGCCGCTTCCGCAGGCCAGGAGGCCGGCCGCGGCCGCTGGAAGTGTGACTCCGGTTTCCTGTCTCCTTCCTGACTGGGCTCGTACTTATTCATTGTTTTCCTGCGATGACCGGCGTCATCGGGGCGAACACAAAAGGCAAGGAGCCCCGCACGCGGAAGAGCGCTCGCCCAGCGTCGCGCAGACACGCCGCCGCGGACAATCGCTCTCACGCCGTCCCAGGCTCCTTTGCACTCCCAACGGGTTTCCTCCTCACTCTGCTGCGGTTTGATTATGGCAGCCGATTATTCGATGCCCAGGCTGCCGGTAAAGCCCGTCAGCAGGTTTAGCCTTGAGCAGTCGTACACTGGATTTCAGAATGTGGGGAGCCACAGGGTGCCACTGAAATATACAGCTTTGAATACGTTCTGAGAACTTGTGTGGCGTGCATTCACTCGATGTTTGTTGTTATTGGAGTCCAAAAGCCCTTTTAAGGCTATGTAGTGGTACTGTGTTGTCACCCCCACTTGCCAAAAACAAGCCTCCCCAATTCACTGTCAGCCTGCTCTTAGTGTGTAGCGGTGTGATTAACGGGGCCAAAGTGGAATCCTTCGACAGCTTTCTGACTTTGGCAAACCCCCACCTGTGTGCGAGCCAGGAAAATAAACGGCAAACATAACAATAATACTAGGAAATCGTTTTGTTTGGAGTAAACACGAGAGAAACCCGTGTCTCCCGCATAAACCTCCGTAGAACTCCAGGAAATATTTAGGCTGCGTACGAACCTGCGGgaacgcacacagaaacacagagacgcCGTTTCGCGGCTGCTTCCCGGTAGATCTGacaggcttttgtttttctgtacgTAAGTCCTCGGTctaactttcacttttcaaaagaAGCAGGGAGTGGGTGCCCGGCAAAGAATTTCAGTGATTTAGCTATTTGACGTCTTCGCCTTTTGTGTGAACGGGTATACTAATTGCCCCCCAACAGCGCTGGCGGGGTGGAGGACTCGTGTGAGGAAAACCCCGGACTGGCGGGACTGCAGCCAGAGGCTGTGCGGAGTCAGCCAAGCCCAGTCAGCCGGCTGTGTCAGTGCAGCGCAGCGTGACTGAGCGTGAGTCATTAGCATTTGTTGCGTCTGCCAGCCGTCCAGTACAAGAGCCCCAGACAGGAGTGCGATCACAACTATTTCACTCGCACCGTCTTAAAGACAGCTTCTCATCATGTGTGGAACTGACGCTTCTATGAAAACGCGACTGTGTAGGGCCGAGAAGAAGAAGACTAAGTATGGACTACCTCACAATTGGAAACAAGTAAGTTCTTGCTTCAAGAAGGAAggaatttatttcttttttacgtGAATTAGGATTCAACCttaacttgacttgacttgacatGCCAGCTACTGCCAGTACAGAAACATTCGAAAATTGTGAATAGTTTTACTAAGAGAAATTTGGCtccactattattattattattattattttcactttttcaatAATTAGAGTTATGCATTATAACAATAACTTTTAACTgaagcacttttttaaaatcttttttttttaaatcatgaactTCTGGTTttgcagaatgcatttcaggCTGCTGACAACATTTTAACTGTCCTAGATAATGTTTTCTGGATTCATTCAAGATTAGTCTTTAACAAGTTCAATGCAGTTGATTTTCAATGTTGATTTAATCCAGTTCATGCGCATATTTTGACATAGGTTATGCCGTGGgtgattttgattttggatgatGTGTTTGGTGTTAAATGACCAGATTTGGGACTGTGGTCGGGACTTTGGAAATGTTCGCTGAGTGAAATATTAACGGCTTTGTGTTGCTGCTTGGGTAATGGCCATGAGAATGGGTCTGAGCGCATTTTCCGTGCGAATAATTAACCgcaatatgaaaaaataaatagcagtgAGCAGGCATGACCTGCATGTTTAATTTAGCTACCAAACTCTGGAGACCACTGGACCTCAACCAGACCTTGTTTTTCCCTCCATCTGGGGAGGCTCCGTGTCAGAGCCAACTGTTGCTGGTAGCTCCATAGGACATGAACATCTCACCTCGAttacgggagggttcagtcagctAGGGGTCAGCGTTTCATCCGGCGCCCGTGGACTGCTCGGCCTCGTCTTCCTCCGACACCGCTCTGCGCAAGCTTAGCTGTAGCCTGCAACGTGAAAGCGGGTGACACCAGTATGCACTCTCAAATGTGCAGGGGGGTCCGCGCATAAACAGGGCTGCAGCTGCGGTTGCAGATGACTGGGCTTTCCATTCATCGGAACCTGATGATGGAGGCTTGCTGCAGCCGAAACTTTAACACTGCTGCTGGATTAAAACTTTCATCTCGGTGCCTTAGACCAAGTGTGCGGGTCTCATTCATTTGCGGTATTCATTTGATTGACAAGAAAATTGCTGAGAAATTGTGCAAGGAAAGGTTATGAAATTGCCTCTTGAATCACTGAAGTCGGCAGTGTCGTTGAGGTCATATTTTCAACTGGAAAAGCAGGAAGCATTTCAACACATTGCATAACCCCTCTACCTTTCACACAAATTCCCACTGCCTTCAGTTCGGCATGTCTACGTACTTGTTGGCTTGGGGCGGAAGAAAAATCACTGGGAGTGATGACTCATTTCGTGGAAGTAAGACGCATCAAGGTGTTGGTTTCTTTCTCTAACCAGAGTCAATCTTGCGTCACTTTGCGTATGACAAAAGATGTGGTTTTCCCTGTGTTGATGTAAAGGTCATCGCCTCCGACAAGACTATGTTATATGACTGATAGGCTGTTTACAGGGCTGAACCTTATGAAGAGCTGACCCTGAGGGACAGTGGAAATGCTTGTTTCTGGCGCTTCagtattattatcataatgCGGTGAGACCAGATCGATGTAAGAATAATCTGATGTTCTTCAGCACCTTTCTTGACGCACAAAATCTGAGTcatcctgacccccccctccactggtCTATTCCTTGAAATGACTTCAAAATTCACCACATTCATTCAACATCATATGCCACATTTCTATGTggaaacatacagtaaaacacattttcaggaaTGTATTTGTAGAATGGGTCCCATTTATTTGTGACTCATGCTCTGATTAAAGTGTAATGTCTTTACAAAGTCCGCAATTTCATTGCGCGTTTGTGCATAATATAATGTGTGCAGTCCCCGTGATTGAGATTGAGGGATAGCTTTGTGGACTTCACGTGACGCACAATTTGCAGAATTGGATTATTTTACTTCAGGCTGCCTTACCAAGGACAGAAGGTTTCCAAGAGCTGTCCTTATGTAAGAGACTTGTGATTTCACAATGACGGCACAGATTCAATGACAAGATACTGGTTTTACAATAAGTTGGGAAATAACCGTTTCTTGTAAATGGAAGGCCATTGTCATCCACcctcttgtgtgtgtgggaccaTTATACATCCCTGTACAATGTTTGTACATGTTTTAGGGATAGTGGCATGGCGTAGTTCAGTTTTTACCAAATAATGCTCACTTCCTCAACTCCTAAACTATGAAAGCTTCAGCATTACCCTAAGAGATGCCAACATTCTGAACTTGGAACTGCAATTGATGGGACTGCACTTGatacaattttattaaaattttacttTGTGTAAGCagaaaattcttttttaaaagcattcttttgcatttttcagtccATATAGCCAAGCTGAATGTCTTCTAAATGTTTTTCCTGTAGGAAGAGCTAAATAAGTCTGCAACAGATTTagtttattatgtttattaactGCAACTGCAAAGTCTGGAGATATTGTTGGTTTCATTTCAGTCTTTCTATCAAGACCTtgggaacaaggtgtgtggattatTTAGCCGATCTTTGACTTAAATTTATCATTGTTGCTGTAAtgcactgaaaagcagcagacactgcagcataCAGTGATTGTTGGGCAgtgtctctctgtttgtcttcaTGTTAACATGGTTCACAGGTtagcagagagcagagaaggACTTTCTGTCATTCATAAACTATTTTTTGGAGGTGATTTTATGAAAAACATACTGTAGTGCCAGGAAATTTCTCACAGACACTTCCACGCACGCGTTTCCTCAGATCTAAAACTCTTGATAAGGTCGCTTGCTttccgctgtttttttttgggaagctGCCTCACAGAAACTAGTTCAGGttcggtgggggtgggggcttacCCGTTGTCGGATGGTATTAATATGCAGCCTGCGTCTGTACTACGCCACTGAAAGTTGCACCAGtgaaagtgaaaagaaaaacacgtcTGACGCACCGGCCTTGAAGAGAATAATTCCTTCATAAAATGACCCTATCCCCCATTCCGTGTCATTCTAGCAAGGCCATGCACATTAGACTGGTCATTTTATGGCCTAGGTTAAGTCGATCATTTCTGTAGCTGATGGTAATTCCGTGCATCGTTAATGCATGTCGTAACGTCAGACCGTTTtggtgtttaagtgtgtgtgacTCTCTCCTGAAATGGATGTTGGTGAAGCCCGTAAAAGCGCTGGGTGAGAGCCGACCAGTGGCAGCGGCGGAACAGCGCCTGTGCGCTGCGCTGGGGAAGGGGGAACCTCTCAGAAACAGCAGCCGGAGGGTCACGTGACGCTGTTGCCATGGCGTTCTGACGACCGCGCAATTGGCGGCGCTCTGCCTGCAAAGGCTCGGATTCTCTTCCAGTGGAGGGAAATCTGAGGTGATGTCATCCAAAATGGTGATGGATGCGATTATCcgcagctgtgtgtgagagagaaatgagcACGTCCGCTGATGGGAAGAAACACTCTGTagcaatattatttaaaaaaaaaacaacaatcaaaCAACCTTGTTCACATGTGTTTTTCAGTTATTAAACCTACTATAGTATACAGCTCTGACCATTGGAAtccatcattttaaaacatgctaaaatgtcattttttggtGTTAGTTTCTTGGAGAATTccccaattttatttttgcctctTATTGCCGCATTAATTATGGGTACTTTATGGGTGTTTTTATTTGAGTGCTTCAAGCTGcagatttgttttccttttttctccctaTATGAAGGAATCTGCTTATTTAGAGACAGAATGCAGTAATTGAGGTGCTCGTGAATGagagcgatggggggggggcagaacagaCCCCCCCCTCGGCTCGTTCAGCCGGAGCGAGCCACGGCGGCGGGGGCTGCGCATCTCGCGGCTCCCAAAACCCCGCTTTGCATATCCGAGCGGGGGGCTCCCTCCCTTTTCTGCCACATCATGTGTGCCACGGAGCGCCAATGTGCTGAGCGAGGCgccagaggagggagggggcggagacaggcgggctgagggagggagggagggagggagagagaggaggagagagaaggagagagcgtCTGAGCAGGACTAGCGCAGGGAAGGAAGCCCCCTTCATCCCGCCGAGCGTCCCGGGCTTTTTCCGCCGTGCACCCCCACGCCGCAGCCACATCACCCGGACGCGGTCCGTCCAGTGCGCGGGCGGCGAGATGGAGACGAGGACCGGCAGGCGGCCGCTGgccagggaggagggagagtgaCCTCCGAGCCGCcggacaaggggggggggagacgaaaaggggggaggggaggcagcCTCGAGAGCAGGGGAAGAGGAGACCTGAGTGGGAAATCCGACGGAGAGGAGCGCTCCTGGCTTCCGCTCAAAATAGCGTCCAAAATGCCAGAGGCGAACTACCTGCTGTCTGTGTCCTGGGGCTACATTAAGGTGTGTAATTAGGCTCGGTttctgaggggtggggggacggaCGAACGGAAATGGCGGGGCTTTGTGTGCCGCGCTTTTAGGATTCTGAGGGTGGTCTGGAGGGAAAGCTGGTCGTCCTCTGCTGCGTCTGTGCTTAGCTTCGTATTGCAGATGTGAGGTGGGCAGGCTTTGAGAAGCTGGAAAACTAGGCTTCTGTGCATTTTGAATTGAACGAGTATTTGAGGCACGATGGTGCAAAGCACAGTGTACAAAATAGtatttctttttgctttttccaGGTGTAGATTGTATTTCAGTGTGGCCATTTTTTGTCACCTGCATGTATTGAAAGAAATGTGTATGTTTGCTTTCCTGTTCTGAAGACACGTGCCGTTTCTTTGCTTGTGTGATTAGCTGTCTATTAATGCCACGGTAGAACCCATAATCGTGCCACAGGTCAGCATGTGCtcacctgtccctctccccctttctgtcTTTCAGTTCAAGAGAATGTTGAACCGGGAGCTGACGCACTTGTCGGAGATGAGTCGCTCCGGCAACCAAGTGTCCGAGTTCATCTCCAACACCTTCCTAGGTAAGCGCACCGGCCAAACACCTGAGCTTGAcgaggagagaggaagacaggcatgcacgcacacgcgctcaAGCTCGCACGTGTGCCTGCACGCATTCTCACACACGTTCTCAAGCACGCGCGCAtgaaaacactgacacacacacacacgcacagacacacgcacacacactaggGTCACACATCAGTTTACAGTGACAGCGCATTGATTTAGTGCCCATAAACCCATTTGCAGTGTTGGTGCAGTACACGTGAACAGATCCACTAGTGcgtgacacacaaaaaaagtagGCTGTTTACTGAAGCGCAGTTTTCAGTAATGGACAAATGACTCTGTGAGATCAATGGTGAATGTGTTGTGCTTCGGGACAGGACAGGGATCAAAAGGCTGGGTGATATTGTCGAGGCTCTGCTGGGCCATGTGTTTGGGGCTGCTGCTGGTGTCTGGTGATGGAATCATTGTGTGCCGGTGCCGATACGAATTGTCACCGGCACCATTTCATTGGATTAGCCGCCGCGGTGGCCTTCGCGGGGCCCAGAGGTCACGCCGTGGCTCTGAGCCCACCCTGTTCACGGCACGGCCGAATCTGCCAGGGTCGCGCTGCGGTCGTCTGCCCCGGGAGTGCGATCCGGTCCGATCTGGTCTGCGGGAGACGCTCCACTGCAGTGCAcgagtgcgtgtgcgcatgtgcccgcccgcgcgcgtgtgtgtgcgtgcgtgtgtgcgcgtcttCATGCATTATACAGCAGGCGCTCGGTGGTCCCCCTCTCGCAAAGCCGAGCCGGCGGGTTCCATGACTCACATCCCAATTAGCCGGAGGCAGCAGTGGCACCTCCGCTTTCCCGTCAGTGTCCTGCGCCCTGTTAAAAAATGCCCAGGCCCCCCAGGTAAATATCAGTTTGAGATGAgggaacagagggggggggggggggccgtgaATAGAACTGACCAGCCCGACTCGTTTTCCCTTGGGTTCCCAGATGCGTTTCCGCTGAGCCGGAAACgctgcggggtgggggtgtttaAAAGACGTTTTAGAGCGCCCAGCCCCGCCATCTGGGGGTCcctgccagtgtgtgtgagagagagagggaaggagagagcaagagagagatggagagggagaggcagactCGTAATTAATATGGAGAGTGTCAGCTGCGCTGAACATGTGACGCTGcgtgtttggagggggggggggcgctgcccCACCTGCACGAAACCGGAGCATCCGCCGCACACGCGCCACCCACATGGAActattcctgcctctctgtctACTTTGGCCGAGCTGGCATCAAAGCTTCCTGccgccgtttttttttcccctccctcccaccccacgTGCTTTATCTCTATCCTCTTGGAATTTCAGTGCGTTGCGCTCAGCTATGCTGAGTCCTTTGAATTCATTGTGTCTCAGAAAACTGAGAAACGGGCAAGATTGCAGTCATGTTGAAGGGGTAATGAATAGCGTCTCGCTCTCATTTCACaaaaccccctccaccccaacccccacctatGCGACGACTACGTCTCCACCTCAGTAGCCTTTCACCGCTCTGTGTCTTTTGATTAAGCGGAGGGAGAGAGCTCAGATggccattataaaaaaaatgatcatcACAGTAATTGAATAACTGTGTAAGGACGTGGGCTAATAGCAGCGGTAGCTGAGCAGAGGTGGAGAAATGGATCCTGTGCAGGAAACTGCTTAGGCTACAGTCCCCAGACCATATCAATCCAGCATAATTCCCTCAGACAGATGGCAGGACTCTGATTTCTTTTACCGCTGAGATGCCCCCCTGTACAGTCGGGCACTGGGTTTCACGCCATACGCCATGTGCAGATACCAGGCTGCTATTGTTCAGGAGCAGGCGGCTGATGTCACTGCAAAAAGTGGGGCAAGACAGCGCCGTCTCCCCTGGGTCCAAGCGTGTGTCTTGTTTTAGGTCTTCTCCGCAGCACCTGAATTGTTTGACGGAGCAAAACAAATGCTGCCATTGTCCAAAGAAATTAAGCTTGTGGTAAAAAGAGAagttctctctctgttgccTTACAACCAGAGGTACAGGTTATGAAGGAGATTGAAATTCAGACTGAGTAGCATTAGTAAATGAACCTCTGTGCCAGTTAAAGAGCAGGGTTATAGGGGTAATGAGATGAGCCAAAAGGCTGGTCAGACACCTTTCAGGCACAGTGAACCCTAAAGGACATCTAGTAACAGCGGTTTgttgtcctcttcctcctgtgcCCCCCTCTACAGATAAGCAGAACGAGGTGGAGATCCCCCCTCCAGCACCCAAGGGcagggagaagaagaaaaagcagcagGTGATGACCCAGATCAGCGGGGTGAAGAAGGTGTCACACGGACCCGGCCTTTCCAACTGTGGGATCCCCCGATTCGGTGTCCGATCAGAAAAGGAAGACCAGTTGGGCAAGGTAAAGCCCTCATCCTAAATTGTTCAGTCAATTGCTCCCATATGATCGAAGATACAACATTATCTTAAATGGGACAGAGTTCATTGCATATAGGCATTTGAAGTAGTTTCACAGGATTTGTGTAGTATGACTTAAACTAGGATAACATTTGTTGAAGGTCAGATTGTGCCTTTCCCGTTCACTGGAAAGCAGTGCTTTGATTCTCACACTACCATCTCTTTGGAAGGAACTGGACGACCTGAACAAGTGGGGCCTGAACATCTTCCGAGTGTCAGAGTTCTCTAACCACAGACCGCTCACCTGTATCATGTACGCTATCTTCCAGGTGAGAGCCCACCTCAGCTATctctttgaatttatttgaaatgcttttgcCTGCAGAGAGACTGAGCCAAGTATTAAGTAAGCACAGAGTAGAaaattatgaacattttttatatttaattttgaaaatgaagtaAAACACATTGTCTTATATTGGAACCAGAGCTGTGATAAACTATTGATAGTTTACTCTGTAATCCCTTGTTAGAACCAGCTTGCAGTTGTGTTACAAGAAGTGCTACTACAGAGGAGCAGTCTTATGCCAGTTGGATAGATTTAAGCCAAAGGCAATATCAAGGGAAAGAGTGAATCATCTTCTTGGCTGTCCTGCTAAAAGGACAGCAAAACCTTTTAATTGGTTCAGTCAGTTTAGCTCCACCCACTGTGAGATTCATGAAACTCAGTCCTCCCTCTCTAGCCCAGTTAGTTCTTGCATCCTCTTTAATAAGTCATttcacccccgcccctcccccatacCCAGGAGAGAGAGCTGATGAAGACATTTAAGATCCCGGCTGACACCTTTGTGACCTTCATGATGACCCTGGAGGACCATTACCATAGCGACGTGGCATACCACAACAGCCTGCATGCCGCGGACGTGGCTCAGTCCACCCACATCCTCCTGTCCACACCGGCGCTGGATGTAAGCACCTTCATTCTTCCTCTTGGCCCGCAGGCTTGCCCACACCACCTGTCTTCTGCCTGCTTCATCCAGCTCAGGGCTTTTTTCAGCTCCagtttaatatgcattttaaagaaTACATTCAGTGTAAAAACTATCTTTCTCACCAGCCACTGGTGTAGATAAAACGCCCTCTGTGATCTAAAGTATGATATatcatttgatttgaaattttgaaacTCATGATatgccccccccgtcccccaccctgccctctcCAGGCTGTCTTCACAGATCTGGAGATCCTTGCCGCCATCTTTGCTGCCGCAATCCATGACGTGGACCACCCTGGAGTCTCCAACCAGTTCCTGATCAACACCAGTGAGTTCCCCTACTGGAAGCTCATTCTCATGGTTAACCAGCTGATCAGCTCTGTACTCTAGACATTTAAAGATATGTCCCTCTGCTATTGAAGCTGAAGCTTAAATATAAGTTTCATAAATGagattttatgcattttgccGGGGGGCAGGATGAATAAGGGAAATAACTGTGACAGTGGATGTTCCGACCGGTCCTGACCGGGTTCCTCTCTTGCGTCCTTTTCCCCAGACTCGGAGCTGGCCCTCATGTACAATGATGAGTCGGTGCTGGAGAACCATCACCTGGCTGTGGGCTTCaagctcctgcaggaggagaactGCGACATCTTCCAGAACCTGAGCAAGAAGCAGCGGCAG
Coding sequences within it:
- the LOC118229712 gene encoding cAMP-specific 3',5'-cyclic phosphodiesterase 4B-like isoform X4, coding for MPEANYLLSVSWGYIKFKRMLNRELTHLSEMSRSGNQVSEFISNTFLDKQNEVEIPPPAPKGREKKKKQQVMTQISGVKKVSHGPGLSNCGIPRFGVRSEKEDQLGKELDDLNKWGLNIFRVSEFSNHRPLTCIMYAIFQERELMKTFKIPADTFVTFMMTLEDHYHSDVAYHNSLHAADVAQSTHILLSTPALDAVFTDLEILAAIFAAAIHDVDHPGVSNQFLINTNSELALMYNDESVLENHHLAVGFKLLQEENCDIFQNLSKKQRQSLRKMVIDMVLATDMSKHMSLLADLKTMVETKKVTSSGVLLLDNYTDRIQVLRNMVHCADLSNPTKSLELYRQWTDRIMDEFFHQGDKERERGMEISPMCDKHTASVEKSQVGFIDYIVHPLWETWGDLVHPDAQDILDTLEDNRNWYQSMIPQSPSPPFYEPDKGQAGSGGDKFQFELTLEEEEGDSEEGTERDEEYSQGEEGATHSSVDYDCEGEEPAAHIEIITQDASPVDT